A single Salmo trutta chromosome 14, fSalTru1.1, whole genome shotgun sequence DNA region contains:
- the LOC115207959 gene encoding protein timeless homolog, giving the protein MDLYVMNCELLATCSALGYLEEDTYHREPDCLESVKDLIRYLRHEDDTRDTRQQLGAGQILQNDLLPIITQHSQDKALFDACIRLMVNLTQPALLCFGKVPDDPTVRHHFLEVVSYLQAYKEAFANEKVFGVLSETLYTLLQLDWDQRQEEDNLLIERILLLVRNVLHVPADPYEEKNVDDDASVHDKLLWAIHMSGLDDLIKFLASAQSEQQWSMHVLEVISLMFRDQTPELLVSAGQARSAQEKQRDAQELEALRQKEQAEKRSRTLQRGTRHSRFGGSYVVQGLKSIGEKDVIYHRGLHNFKNYTHDEGKAVRRVPKRKLHARDSEGKRRSALNVRLFLREFCVDFLENCYNRLMYLVKEGLIREQAQQHDETYYLWALSFFMAFNRGNGFRADLVSETMSIRAFHFIERNITNYYEMMLTDRKEATSWSRRMHLALKAYQELLLTVNEMDRSRDENIRQSANVIKSNIFYLMEYREIFLTLLRKFDETKQPRTFLRDLVESTHLFLRMLERFCKGRNNLVVQKKRVKRKKSKGRKNPTAAETTPEALEETWGAVAEELRATGFQLSEALTEGAVPFDAASETPLEEQRTEAMVRVQDALLNRRGPEALGLLRAAREVWPEGDVFGSADVEPEEELQLLKQILIANLPRPPPPEPGMEEEDGELEEEEELESVRVSETEFNFLDFIKRFASPNIVRPYLLLLRSYSQNSPHTNHCITRMLHRLAVDLKMDALLFQLSVFCLFNKILGDPVATAYKELVTFAKFVLNRFFALAAINNKAFVELLFWKSVGAVREMTEGYSKPGEGEGSKKAKWTPEEEDELRTLYVEHRDSEVPDIVETLLPLLSNTTLTRRQVVAQLVAMGLVDSVKDLKKQRKGTRIVLWTEEQEEELQMLFEEFRDSDDVLGNILKKVTAKRSRARLVDKLLSMGLVSDRRELHKKRRRNPNAPGKSAAMGMTEEEFLADLTGGLTEEPMDGDEEEEEDEEESEGEELARQAPAARGKKSWMAERESMVEKNASLRTMVYTLRQEGMSGPLLWLQNCLNRTADDREEEGLFQPVPIVPLTEENEDAMEKKSFQRLLRKIGVRAPADEQESFWRIPAQMRPSQLRGAAEVLSPSQDALAAGAEESEQPTPGSPILEQQQGEADSHEQRAQALRALLLARKMKQPSASAEHTDFTPVEDIDSDSAPQRSSEKKTSTKRRRVMLDSDEDGEDSPLTMDLGADGDADSDGEAHSAPAKRKRQRVLIDDDEDD; this is encoded by the exons ATGGACTTGTACGTGATGAACTGTGAGCTTTTAGCAACGTGCAGTGCCCTCGGGTACCTGGAAGAAGACACCTACCACAGAGAACCTGACTGTCTAG AGAGTGTGAAGGACCTGATCCGGTACCTGCGGCATGAGGATGACACGCGGGACACCCGTCAGCAGCTGGGGGCGGGCCAAATCCTCCAGAACGACCTGCTGCCCATAATCACCCAGCACAGCCAGGACAAGGCCCTGTTTGACGCCTGCATCAG GCTTATGGTCAACCTTACCCAACCTGCACTGCTTTGCTTCGGGAAAGTCCCAGATGACCCCACTGTCAGACATCACTTCCTGGAAGTGGTATCCTATTTACAGGCCTATAAGGAG GCTTTTGCCAATGAAAAGGTGTTTGGAGTTCTGAGTGAGACCCTGTACACCCTGCTGCAACTG GACTGGGACCAGAGGCAGGAGGAGGACAACCTGCTGATTGAGAGGATTCTGCTGCTGGTCAGGAATGTACTGCATGTCCCCGCTGACCCCTACGAGGAGAAG AACGTGGATGATGATGCCAGTGTGCATGACAAGTTGCTGTGGGCCATCCACATGAGTGGTCTGGACGACCTGATCAAGTTCCTGGCCTCTGCACAGAGCGAGCAGCAGTGGAGCATGCATGTGCTGGAGGTCATCTCCCTCATGTTCAGAGACCAG ACGCCGGAACTCCTGGTGAGTGCGGGTCAGGCTCGTTCAGctcaggagaaacagagagatgccCAGGAGCTGGAGGCACTACGACAGAAAGAGCAAGCGGAGAAACGCAGCCGCACCCTCCAGAGAGGAACCCG ACACTCTCGCTTTGGAGGCTCGTATGTGGTTCAGGGACTGAAGTCCATTGGCGAGAAAGATGTGATCTACCACCGAGGCCTTCACAAC TTCAAGAACTACACCCACGATGAAGGCAAGGCGGTGAGACGTGTCCCCAAGCGGAAGCTGCACGCTCGAGACTCGGAGGGCAAACGCCGCTCGGCCCTCAACGTGCGCCTCTTCCTGCGCGAGTTCTGCGTGGACTTCCTGGAGAACTGCTATAATCGCCTCATGTACCTGGTCAAG GAGGGACTGATCAGGGAACAGGCGCAGCAGCACGACGAGACCTACTACCTATGGGCTCTCAGCTTCTTCATGGCCTTTAACCGCGGCAACGGTTTCCGTGCCGACCTGGTCTCCGAGACAATGTCCATCCGTGCCTTCCACTTCATTGAGCGCAACATCACCAATTACTACGAGATGATGCTCACCGACCGCAAGGAGGCCACGTCCTGGTCCCGTAG GATGCACCTGGCTCTGAAGGCGTACCAGGAGCTGCTGCTGACGGTGAACGAGATGGACCGCTCCCGAGACGAGAACATCAGACAGAGCGCGAACGTCATCAAGA GTAACATTTTCTACCTGAtggagtacagagagatcttctTGACCCTGCTGAGGAAGTTTGATGAGACCAAGCAGCCGCGCACATTCCTCAGGGACCTGGTGGAGTCCACCCACCTCTTCCTGCGCATGCTGGAGCGCTTCTGCAAGGGACGCAACAACCTGGTGGTGCAG AAGAAGCGTGTGAAGCGTAAGAAGTCTAAGGGCCGGAAGAATCCGACTGCAGCAGAGACCACCCCCGAGGCACTGGAGGAGACGTGGGGGGCCGTGGCAGAGGAGCTGAGGGCCACTGGCTTTCAG TTGTCGGAGGCTCTGACAGAGGGCGCCGTGCCATTTGACGCCGCGTCTGAGACTCCCCTGGAGGAGCAGAGGACTGAGGCCATGGTGCGTGTCCAGGATGCCCTGCTCAACAGACGGGGCCCTGAGGCTCTGGGCCTGCTACGAGCCGCGAG GGAGGTGTGGCCAGAGGGAGATGTGTTTGGTTCAGCTGATGTGGAGCCAGAGGAGGAGCTGCAGCTCCTCAAACAGATCCTCATTGCCAACCTGCCCA GGCCACCTCCCCCTGAACctgggatggaggaggaggatggagagttggaggaggaggaagagctggAGTCTGTACGCGTGTCTGAGACAGAGTTCAACTTCCTGGACTTCATCAAGAG GTTTGCCAGCCCCAACATCGTACGTCCCTACCTGCTCCTGCTCCGGTCTTACTCCCAGAACTCCCCCCACACCAACCACTGCATCACGCGCATGCTGCACCGCCTGGCCGTCGACCTTAAGATGGACGCCCTGCTCTTCCAGCTTTCTGTCTTCTGCCTCTTCAACAAGATCCTAGGAGACCCGGTCGCCACTGCCTATAAG GAGCTGGTGACCTTTGCTAAGTTTGTGCTGAACCGTTTCTTTGCCCTGGCGGCTATAAACAACAAGGCCTTTGTAGAGCTGCTCTTCTGGAAGAGTGTGGGAGCTGTACGTGAGATGACAGAGGGCTACAGCAAGCCTggagaagg AGAGGGGTCTAAGAAAGCAAAATGGACGCCAGAGGAAGAGGATGAGCTGCGAACACTCTACGTGGAGCACCGCGACTCTGAAG TGCCAGACATTGTTGAGACTCTGCTGCCGTTGCTTAGCAACACCACCCTTACGCGTCGGCAGGTGGTGGCCCAGTTGGTGGCGATGGGACTGGTGGACAGTGTAAAAGACCTGAAGAAACAGAG GAAAGGCACTCGTATTGTTCTGTGGACAGAGGAGCAGGAAGAAGAGCTACAGATGCTGTTTGAGGAGTTCAGAGACTCCGATG ATGTGCTGGGGAACATCCTGAAAAAGGTGACGGCTAAACGTTCCCGGGCCCGCCTGGTGGATAAGTTGCTCAGCATGGGCCTGGTCTCCGACCGACGGGAACTCCACAAGAAGAGACGGCGCAACCCTAACGCTCCGGGGAAGAGCGCCGCGATGGGAATG ACTGAAGAAGAGTTCCTGGCTGACCTCACTGGAGGTCTAACCGAAGAGCCCATGGAcggagacgaggaggaggaagaagacgaagaggagagcgagggggaggagCTGGCGAGACAGGCTCCGGCAGCCAGAGGGAAGAAAAGCTGGatggcagagagggagagcatgGTTGAGAAGAATGCCAGCCTGAGGACCATGGTGTACACTCTACGGCAGGAAG GTATGTCAGGACCCCTGTTGTGGCTACAGAACTGCCTGAACAGAACGGCAGATGACCGCGAGGAAGAAG GCTTGTTTCAGCCCGTGCCAATTGTCCCTCTGACTGAGGAGAACGAGGATGCCATGGAGAAAAAGAGCTTCCAGAGGTTACTACGGAAAATAGGGGTCCGAGCACCAGCTGATGAGCAG GAGTCATTCTGGAGGATCCCAGCCCAGATGAGACCATCCCAGCTGAGGGGAGCGGCGGAGGTCCTTAGCCCCAGTCAGGATGCCCTAGCAGCGGGGGCAGAGGAGTCGGAACAGCCAACCCCAGGGAGCCCCATCCTGGAACAGCAGCAGGGGGAGGCAGACTCTCACGAGCAGAGAGCCCAGGCCCTCCGAGCCCTGCTGCTGGCCCGCAAGATGAAACAGCCCTCTGCCTCAGCAGAACACACAG ATTTCACACCTGTTGAGGATATAGATTCAGACAGTGCACCTCAGAG ATCTTCAGAGAAGAAAACCTCCACCAAGAGAAGGCGAGTGATGTTGGACAGTGATGAGGATGGAG AGGACTCTCCCCTCACTATGGACCTGGGGGCAGACGGGGACGCTGACTCAGACGGGGAGGCTCACTCCGCCCCTGCCAAGCGCAAACGACAGAGGGTCCTGATTGACGATGATGAAGATGATTAG